The genome window GGGAGCTCGGAACAATTGAAACCCCCGACGGCCAACTTCAGGTCACCATCAACGGCATGCCCATCTACTACTACGCAGAAGATGAGGCACCGGGTGACACCAACGGCCAGGGTGTCAATGACGTCTGGTACGTCATCGGGCCGGACGGGACCATGATCCAGTAAGGCCTACCGATTCAGTAGGGCCTACCGATTCAGTAGCGCCTACCGATCCAGTAGGGCCGACAGATCCAGTAGCGATTGCCTCGGGCAGCCGGGCGGGGAACCGCCTAGCTGCCCGAGACTACATCCCGGGCGAGCAAGGCAGCCTTCAGCGAGCGCAGCGCATAGTGCAGGCGGGATTTGACCGTCCCTTCCGGGATGCCGAGGGCCCGGGAAATCTCCGCCGTCGTCTCGCCCTGGAAGTAGAAGTGCTGTAGCACGTCGCGGTGCTCCTGGGACAGGTCGTTGAGCGCATCGGAAACCAGCCAGGACGTCAGCAGTTGCTCCAGCTCGTCGGTAGAGGGAGTTTCGGGCAGCTCATCCATATCGAACTCATGGCGATGAAATGCGCTGCGAAACGAGTCCACGAGGGCATTCTTGGCAACTACGAACAGCCAGGCGCGGATCTCCAGATCACTGCGGACACGGATGTCCGGGTGTTCCCAGGCCCGCATCAGGGTCAATTGGACAACCTCGTCGACAAGGAAAGCATCCGAGGTAAGCCGGCGGACAAAACGCTGCAGGGCACGCAGATGCTTCTCGCTGATACTGCTGAGCCAGTCAGCCTGTCCGTCGCCCATCCTCGTCCCCCGCATTCGGCATCGCCAGAGACTATTGACGCGCCACGGGGTTGGAAAAAGGCTGTCCCCAGGCGCCATGTCTTCCCATGATGCACCTCCCTGGAGGAATTGGAAGGTCAAGAGTCCACAACGGTAGGGGCTGGAAATCCAGATCGGAACAGCGACGGCTAGCCCAACACGAAGTTCCAGGTTCCCGCCAGCACGGCCAGGGTCACGGCGAGCGCGGCGATCACCACTCCTCCCAGCGCAACGCCGATGTCAACGCGACTGAACGTGCTTTCCCGCGCCCAGGTCCGCTTGCCGGCCCCGAAACCGCGGGCCTCCATAGCGACCGCCAGGCGGGTGGCCCTGCGGATCGCCTGCACCATCAGCCCGAATGCCTGGCCGAGGAAGTTTCCGAGACGGGCTGCGGGATTACCTTCATGGCCAACGCCGCGGGCATGCCGTGCGAGTCCGAGGGTTCGCCATTCCTCGAAGAGCAGACCCACCAGCCGCATCCCCGCAAGGGCTCCCAACACAAACCGGTGAGGCGCGCGCAGCCGTTGCGCCAGCGCGTCCGCAAGGTCGGTGGGGTCGGTACTCGAAAGGAGAAACAGTCCGGGGAGCGCAATCGCCAGGGCGCGCAGCCCAATGGCAAGACCGGCGTTCACCGAATCCTCCGTGAAGAGAACCGGACCTGCCTCAAGCACCACGCGACCGGTCTTCTCTGCAAG of Arthrobacter sp. JZ12 contains these proteins:
- a CDS encoding sigma-70 family RNA polymerase sigma factor, which gives rise to MGDGQADWLSSISEKHLRALQRFVRRLTSDAFLVDEVVQLTLMRAWEHPDIRVRSDLEIRAWLFVVAKNALVDSFRSAFHRHEFDMDELPETPSTDELEQLLTSWLVSDALNDLSQEHRDVLQHFYFQGETTAEISRALGIPEGTVKSRLHYALRSLKAALLARDVVSGS
- a CDS encoding energy-coupling factor transporter transmembrane component T; translated protein: MSVDVLNPEITGRLLPRANPLSKLFAATLVTIVVMLSVDWVSAGVVLVCELLLLPLLGISVRRLLVRTWPFVLAAVVGAYGTALLAEKTGRVVLEAGPVLFTEDSVNAGLAIGLRALAIALPGLFLLSSTDPTDLADALAQRLRAPHRFVLGALAGMRLVGLLFEEWRTLGLARHARGVGHEGNPAARLGNFLGQAFGLMVQAIRRATRLAVAMEARGFGAGKRTWARESTFSRVDIGVALGGVVIAALAVTLAVLAGTWNFVLG